The uncultured Eubacteriales bacterium region GCCCCTCTCGTTCAAGTGGAGCGCCGCGTTTTCCAGTACGTTGCCGTAGATATTCCCGTATCTTCTCTCCGGCGCCGGGTCGCTTTTTCCGTCCTCCACATAGGGAGGATTGCCCACGATGATGTCGTACCGCTGGGCGTCGGGCGTCTTCTGGATAAAATCATAAGAGGAAAAGCAGCCGTTCAGCACCGCCGAAAGCCCCCGGAGACTGGCGGGCCCGTACCGGTGCAGGACACATAAAAGCAGCCTGATCTTCGTGATGATAATTGAGTCGCGGTTGATATCGTTCCCCCGTACCGTGGAGACGACCTTGTGAATAGCGGCTCTGGTCGCGTCCGGGCAGTGGGTGTCCAGAAGGTCGAGCTTCAGCTCCAGCGCGGCGAGCAGGAATTCACCCGCGCCGCAGGTGGGGTCGAATACCGTCTTGTCCGCACAGAGGGGGCGGTAGGGGAGCGCGCTTAAGTCCATATCGTGGAGGTTGTGCGGCGTCAGTTTCCCATAGGCGGATTTCATGCTGTTCACGAGAATGAACCTGACTACGTCGCTGGGCGTGTAATAGACGCCCTTGCTTTTTTGGATGGTCTCCTTTTCGTTGAGGGTGGACAGCGATTTTTGTACCTCTTCATAGGTGGCCGCCCCTAAGGGGGTGTCTTCGCTCTCCAGGCGGGGCGCACCTGTGATGGAGCGCAGTTCGGAGTACAGAAGGGGGAGATTGGCCTTGCCGTAAGCCTGAAGCAGAAAGCGGCTGGTTATCGTAAACGCCTCGTGAACAATTGAATCAGACATTTTGCACCTGCCGTAAGTAGTAGTTAGCCGCACTTTGCCTTCTCTGGTCCGGGTGCTGAGGGACCGGCGCAAAGCTCAACTCTATTATGCCAAAAACCCCGGTTTGTTTCAAGGCTTTCACGCGGAATATAAATAATAATCGCGGATGAAGTGCCGGGCTTGGTGATGAGAGAGGCCTTGGCCGCTCCTGGACCAGGCCGCCACGGTGATGAGCCGCCACGGTTCTGGAAAGGGGAGCATATTCTCCTATCTAAAAACAAAAAACTTTGATATAATATAGAAAGTGTTGTCGCAACTGTGCAGAAAGTAGTCCCAACCATGCAGAAAGAGGTGATACCCATGACGGAGGCCGAGAGAGTTGGTTGCCTAATCAAGGCGTTGCGGAAGCAGAAGGGGTATACGCAGGAGGAACTGGCAAACGAGATATTTGTCAGCCAATCTTACTTGCGCCAGATCGAGCAGGGA contains the following coding sequences:
- a CDS encoding hypothetical protein (Evidence 5 : No homology to any previously reported sequences) — translated: MTEAERVGCLIKALRKQKGYTQEELANEIFVSQSYLRQIEQGRANPTVNLVEKITTYLETLQDKEQKSERP